From the Deinococcus gobiensis I-0 genome, the window CCTGGGGCGCGCGGGGGCGTCGCTGGCGCTGGTGCTCGCCATGAACGGGCACGTGCTGGGCAGCGCCTTCGGGGCGCGGTCGTGGCCGGAGCCGCTGCTCGCGCGCCTGGGCCAGGGGGCGGCGCGCGGTGAGCTGCTCAACGCCGTCGCCAGCGAGCGCAACCTGGGCAGTCCCTCACGCGGCGGCCTGCCCGAGACCACCCTGACCCCCCAGGGGGACGGCTACCGCCTGGACGGCCGCAAGACTTGGTCTACGGGGGCGCGCGCGCTGGACACGGCCCTGGTGACCGCCGCGCTCGACGGGCAGGTCGTGCGCGTCCGGGTGGACATGCACGCGCCCGGCGTGGACATCGAGACGACCTGGGGCGGGTCGCTGGCCCTGCGCGGCAGCGGCTCGCAGGACCTCGTGTTCAGTGGCATGAGCGTGTCGGCCCAGGACCTCGCCCCGCCCACGCCGCCCAGCCCGGTCAGCCCCGCATGGTTCTGGACCGCCCTTTCGGGCACGTACCTGGGGGTGGGCACCGCCGCCCTGGCCGAGCTGCGCCGCTACGCCGTGACGCGGGTGCCGACCGCCCTGGGCCGGCCCATCGCCACGCTGCCGCGCGTGCGCGAGACGGCCGGGCGCATCCACGCCGAGCTGTGGGCGGCGCGCGCCCTGCTGGCCCACGCCACTCAGGCCTTCCACGCCGACCCGACCGACGCCGCCCTGCCGCTGCTCGCCGGGGCCAAGGCCGTGTGCGCGCAGGCCGCCGTAAACGCCACCGACCAGGCCGCGCGCGCGGTGGGCGGCGCGGCGCTCTCGCCCGACCAGCCCTTCGAGCGGCTGCTGCGCGACGCCCGCGCCGCCCTGACGCACCCGCCCACCGAACCCGAGGCCTACGAACGCCTCGGCGGCCTGCTCATGGACGCGGCCGAGGAAGGCGTCTACAGCGTGCCCTGAGTCGGGCCGTCTTCGATGAGCGCCGAGACGTGGACGAGCAGCGATGAACGCGCCCCTTCGGTATCCGGACATCGGCACCAGCCCGCCGGAGCGGCCTTCTCCGGCTAGAGCAGCACCACCCCGCCCGGCGTGTCGAGCTGCGCGCCGAGTTCGGGTTGCGGGGCCTCGTAGACCTCGACCTCGCCGACAAAGCCGAGGCGGTCGAGCGCGGCGCGCAACTCGGTCGGCTGCGGCGTGCCCAGGCGCAGCGTCGCCAGCGTGACGCCCGAGGCGGGCAGGCGGGTCGGCGGCGCGGGCGTATGCCACGCGATCAGCGAGGGGGCGACGCCGCCCTGCGGCAGCGAGCCGTCCGGCGGCACGGTCAGCGCCCAGCGGTTCTCGCCGCGCGACAGCTCCAGCACCTCGCCTTCCGGGTAGTCCTGTGCCGCGTCCAGCTCGGGCACGCGGGCAACCCAGTGGACCAGGGCCGGGCCGTCCTCCAGCCGTTCGCGCATCTCGGGCGTGTCCAGGCCGAACCAGCGGGCGCGGGCTGGGGCGGACGCGCCGGGATTCACGGCGATGACCTCCAGGTAGGAGGTGCCTCCCAGCGACAGCAGCGCGTTGTGCGTGCCGAAGGTCTCGTGCTCGCCGCCGGGGGCCAGGGGCACGCCCAGGCGGCCCTCCAGCCACGCCCGGCCCTCCGCGAGCGTGCGCGCGGCGACGACGAGGTGATCCAGATGCGCGCCCATGTTCAGGCCCCCCGGGGACGGCTCATGGCCGCGAGGTCGTTGAGCAGGATGGCCGCCGCCTTCTCGCCGCTTTCCATCGCGCCCTGGATGCCGCTCATGGACGTGACCTCGCCCGCGCGCAGCACGCCGGGCAGTGGGGTGGCGTGTCCCGGCAGGGTGGCCGCGTAGCCGGGCGGCTGCGGGTACTGCGCGTGCGGGACGCGTTCGGTGCCCAGGGTCCGCAGGCCCGACACGGCGGCCTCGCCGTACCAGCGCGCGAGTTCGCCGCGCACGCGGGCGTCCAGCGAGGCGTCGTCCAGCTCGGGCACCCCGCCCTGCGCCGAGGCCAGTGCCGTCACGACGAGCAGGTCCTGGCCCTCGGGCGCGCGGCCCGGCACGGCCTGCCCCATCCACTGCGCGTTGTTGATCAGGCCCGCCTCGCCGTTCAGCAGCAGGCGGCGCTGTTTCTCGACCGGCGTGGCGGCGGCGTAGTACAGGTACGCGCTGCCCAGGCTGGCCCGTTCCTCCCCGCGTTCCTCGCCCAGCAGCGGCGCGGCCGACCACGTGTCGGTCGCCACGATGACCTGCCGGGCGTCGAGTTCGCCCGCATCCGTCTGGGCAGTGACGTGTGTGCCGTGCGGCTGGAGGTGCGTGACCCGCACGCCGGTCCGCACGTCGAGCCCCTGCGCGAGCTGGGCCGGAATGGTCCCCATGCCCGCGCGGGGCAGCGCCGCGCCGCCGGTCATGAGGAGCCGGAAGTAGTAGCGGAACAGCCGCGCCGAGGTCGCCAGGTCGCGCCGCAGGAACACCCCGCCGAAGAAGGGCCGGAAGAAGTGGTCGAGCGCCGCCTCCGAGAAGCCCTGGCGGCGCAGGTAGCTCTCGGTGCTCTCGTCGGGGCCGACCAGCAGCGTGTGGGCGGGCGGCGCGCCGAGTTCCAGCGCCAGCTTGCCGATGCGGGCCTTGTCGCCCAGGGTCAGCGCCCCGCTCAGGAGGGTGCTGCCCAGGCTGCCGGGGTCGCGCAGGGGGTCGCCCAGCGCCTCGGCGCGCCGCCCCCGCCGCACCACGCCCGCCGGGGCGATGGGCACGAGGTCCAGCGCGCCCGGGTCGAGGTTGCGCCGCACCGCCGGGTAGTCGGGAAACAGCACCTGATACCCGGCGTCGAGGGTAAAGCCCTCCACCACCCGCGTCCGGACCCGGCCGCCGATCTCGGGCGCGGCCTCCAGCAGCCGGACCCGCTGCCCCGCCCGCGTGAGGACCCGCGCCGCCGTCAGCCCCGCGAGGCCCCCGCCGATGACCAGAACGTCGTGCATATGGAGTTCAGGGTAGCGGCTGCGCGGCGCGCTCAGGCCGGACATAAAAAAAGACCCCCCACGCGCAGGGGCCAGGGGAGAGGCGGGGGGGCTTCAGTCGGCGGCCACTGCGCCGTCCTTGGCCTTGACCGGCCGGGCCGTGAGCGGGCGCTCGGGCAGGACCAGGGTCAGGACGAAGGCGAGCGCCACCAGCACGGCCGAGATCAGGAAGACGTGGTCGATGGCCCCGACCATCACCGCGCGCAGGGCGTCCAGGATGGGCGTCAGGAGTTCGGTGTGCCCGAGTTTGCCCAGCGCGCCGCCGAGCTGCTCCTGCGCCTGGGCGCTCGTCAGGAGGTTGGGGTTGGCGACCGCGTCCTGAAACTGCGTGGGCAGGGCCGTCGCCGCCGCCGGCAGCTGCCCGCCGAGGTTCTGGGCGAGCTGCGCGTTGACCAGTGCGCCGAACAGGCTCACGGCCAGCGTGCCGCCGATCTGGCGGAAAAACTGGTTGCCGCTCGTCGCACTGCCCAGCTTCTCGCGCGGGGCGGCGTTCTGCACGGCCAGGGTGAGCTGGCTGTTCACCGGCCCGAGCCCGAAGCCCAGCAGCACCATCAGGCCGACCGCGATCCACAGCGGCGTGCTCAGCGAGAGGCTGGCGCTCAGGAACAGGGCTCCGGCGGCCACCAGCGCGCCCACGTTGATGAGCCACTTGTAGCGGCCGGTGCGGCTCACGATCTGCCCCGAGATGGTGCTCGTCACGATCAATCCGACCATCAGGGGCGTGAGGGCCAGCCCGCTGCCCGAGGCGCTGCTGCCGCGCACGCCCTGCATGTACAGCGGCAGGTACAGGATCGCGGCGTACATGCCCGCGCTCATGAGCAGCCCGGCGAAGGACGCGATGGCGATGCCGCGGTCACGCAGCAGCCGGAGGTCCAGAATCGGGCGTTCCTGACGGCGGCTGTGCGCCGCGTAGGCCCCGCCCAGCAGCAGCGTGGCCGCGAACAGGCCCAGAATCTGCGCGCTGCCCCAGGCGTAGGTGCCCCCGCCCCAGGACATCGCCAGGGTCAGGCACACGACCGTCCCCGCCAGCAGGGCCGCGCCCAGGGCGTCGAAGCGGCCCTTTGCGCCCGGCGCGGGCAGCCGGAAGAACCGCCAGATGAAAAAGGCCGCCAGCACCGCGAAGGGCAGGTTCACGAAGAACACGCTGCGCCAGCCCAGGTGGTCGGTCAGGAAGCCCCCGACGAGCGGCCCCACCACGCTGCTGACCCCCCACACCGCGCCGGTGTAGCCCTGGTAGCGCCCGCGCTCGATGGGGGTGAACAGGTCGGCGATGGCCGTGAAGCTCATGGCCATCAGTGTGCCGCCGCCAATGCCCTGGATGGCCCGCAGGATGATGAGCTGCTCCATGCTCTGCACGAAGCCCAGGCCCACGCTGCCCAGCGCGAAGATCAGGATGCCCAGCAGGATCAGGGGGCGGCGGCCGTATTTGTCGCTCACCGTGCCGACGACCGGAATGGTCACGGTCGTGGCGAGCGAGTAGGCGGTAAAGGCCCAGGCGTACAGGTGAAAGCCCCCCAGGTCGGCGATGACGCGCGGCATGGCGCTGCCCACCACCGTCAGGTTCAGGCTGGAGAGGAACAGCACCGTCAGGATGCCGGTGAAGGCCAGCACCTTCTCGCGCTGGGACAGGGAAACGGTATTCATGGTCGGGCCTCCAGGGCCGGGGACGGAACCGGGTGCGTCGCCGGGGCCACGGGCGGCGCGGCGCACAGGTCGAGACGGGTACTCAGCGTTTCCAGGGCGTTCAGGGCCGCGCGCACCTGGGCCGGGTCGAGGCCGCCGAAGCTGTCATGCACGATGGCCTGGGCACTCTCGCGGGTCTTCAGGCGTTTGGCCTCGCCCTGCGCGGTGAGTTGCAGGCGCTGGCGACGCAGGTCGTCGGGGTCGGTCACGCGGCGCACGAGTCCGGCCTCGGCCAGCTTGGTCACCATGCGGGTCACGGTCGGGGCCGGCAGCGAGTGGCGGCGGGCCACGGCCGAGGGCGTGTCGCAGCCCTCCGTGATCGCCGAGAGCACCAGGACCTCGCCGATGTTCAGGCCGACCGCCTGCTCCAGCGGCTCGTCCAGCTGCTGCCGGAAATGCCGCGCGAGCCGCAGGGTCAGGCGCACCAGACCGTACAGCTCGTCTTGGGGGGAGAGAGAGTCATTCATTCCAAACGAAAGTATTTCATATGGAAACAAATAGGACAAGTCCGGCGACCGTTCATCCGGGGCGGCCCCCGCTTCCCGGCAAGTCCGGTCCGCTAGACTCGGGGGCAATGTCGGAGTCCATCAGCATCAAGCAGACCATCGTCGTCCGCGCGCGTCCGGACGTGCTGTACCGCCTGGCCCTGGACCCCAAGCGCCGGGCCGGCTGGGACCCCAACGTCGCTTCGGCCGCCTACGAGGGCGGCGATGGCCGCCTGACGAACGGCGCTCTGGCACGCTACAAGTTTTCGCGGCGGCTGCTGGGCCTGAGCTTCACGGTCAAGTACGGCCAGCTCCAGGCCCCGCAGCGCGGCGGCTGGGAAAGCGTGCGCCATGTCGGTCCCCTCGAAAAGCTCACACAGGGCTGGACCTTCAAGCCGATGCCCGGCGGCACCGAGGTCACGCTGACCCTCAACGGCCGCGTGCGTTTCGGGTGGGTGCGTCAGCCGGTCGAGCGGGCGCTGCACAACATGGTCGCCACGACGCTGCTCGAACTCCAGCGGCAGGTCGATGCCCAGGGCGCGCAGCTGCTCGAAGACATGGGCCGCGAGATGCAGGAGCGCCAGAAGGCCGAGCAGAAGGCGGCCCGCGAGGCGGCCAAGGCGGCCAAGCGCAAGAAGTGACGGGCGCGGCCGCCTGAGCGCCGGATGGGCGAGGGCCACCCCTGTCTCGGGGTGGCCCTCGCCCGTCTACGCCTTATTTCAGGCGGACTTGCCCAGGCGGTAGCGGCCCGCGCCGGTCAGGGCGAGCGTGGCCGAAGCCGCCAGCAGCAGCAGCGGAAACTCGACGCCGTTCGGGTTGAAGAAGCCGCCCGAGACGTGCACGAGCAGGATGGCGACGAGCATGTTCACGGCCAGCAGCGCGCCGACCACGCGGGGAAACAGCCCCAGGATCAGCAGCAGGCCGCCGATCAGCTCGATGCCCGCGATCAGGGGAGCGGCCACGCCCGGCAGGGGCACGCCGATCCCGGCGAAAAACTGGGCCGTACCGGCGACCGTATTCAGAAAGAACTTCTGGTAGCCGTGCATCACGAAGATGACGCCGGTGGCGAGGCGCAGCAGCAGCAGGCCCAGATCGGCCTGCGAGGGGGCGCTGGTCGCGGGGGCGGTGCGGGTGGGGGTCGTCATCGGTGGTCCTCCAGGGTCAGGTCGCCCAGCAGCTCGGCCAGCAGCGCGAGGCGCTCGGGACTCAG encodes:
- a CDS encoding acyl-CoA dehydrogenase family protein, coding for MLLLPDPVRPEVRQVTRRAAEAIAAHLAACEAAQDVTPQAAAALKASGYAALTVPEAFGGLGATLPEFALTQEHLGRAGASLALVLAMNGHVLGSAFGARSWPEPLLARLGQGAARGELLNAVASERNLGSPSRGGLPETTLTPQGDGYRLDGRKTWSTGARALDTALVTAALDGQVVRVRVDMHAPGVDIETTWGGSLALRGSGSQDLVFSGMSVSAQDLAPPTPPSPVSPAWFWTALSGTYLGVGTAALAELRRYAVTRVPTALGRPIATLPRVRETAGRIHAELWAARALLAHATQAFHADPTDAALPLLAGAKAVCAQAAVNATDQAARAVGGAALSPDQPFERLLRDARAALTHPPTEPEAYERLGGLLMDAAEEGVYSVP
- a CDS encoding VOC family protein, which encodes MGAHLDHLVVAARTLAEGRAWLEGRLGVPLAPGGEHETFGTHNALLSLGGTSYLEVIAVNPGASAPARARWFGLDTPEMRERLEDGPALVHWVARVPELDAAQDYPEGEVLELSRGENRWALTVPPDGSLPQGGVAPSLIAWHTPAPPTRLPASGVTLATLRLGTPQPTELRAALDRLGFVGEVEVYEAPQPELGAQLDTPGGVVLL
- a CDS encoding NAD(P)/FAD-dependent oxidoreductase, whose translation is MHDVLVIGGGLAGLTAARVLTRAGQRVRLLEAAPEIGGRVRTRVVEGFTLDAGYQVLFPDYPAVRRNLDPGALDLVPIAPAGVVRRGRRAEALGDPLRDPGSLGSTLLSGALTLGDKARIGKLALELGAPPAHTLLVGPDESTESYLRRQGFSEAALDHFFRPFFGGVFLRRDLATSARLFRYYFRLLMTGGAALPRAGMGTIPAQLAQGLDVRTGVRVTHLQPHGTHVTAQTDAGELDARQVIVATDTWSAAPLLGEERGEERASLGSAYLYYAAATPVEKQRRLLLNGEAGLINNAQWMGQAVPGRAPEGQDLLVVTALASAQGGVPELDDASLDARVRGELARWYGEAAVSGLRTLGTERVPHAQYPQPPGYAATLPGHATPLPGVLRAGEVTSMSGIQGAMESGEKAAAILLNDLAAMSRPRGA
- a CDS encoding MDR family MFS transporter, producing the protein MNTVSLSQREKVLAFTGILTVLFLSSLNLTVVGSAMPRVIADLGGFHLYAWAFTAYSLATTVTIPVVGTVSDKYGRRPLILLGILIFALGSVGLGFVQSMEQLIILRAIQGIGGGTLMAMSFTAIADLFTPIERGRYQGYTGAVWGVSSVVGPLVGGFLTDHLGWRSVFFVNLPFAVLAAFFIWRFFRLPAPGAKGRFDALGAALLAGTVVCLTLAMSWGGGTYAWGSAQILGLFAATLLLGGAYAAHSRRQERPILDLRLLRDRGIAIASFAGLLMSAGMYAAILYLPLYMQGVRGSSASGSGLALTPLMVGLIVTSTISGQIVSRTGRYKWLINVGALVAAGALFLSASLSLSTPLWIAVGLMVLLGFGLGPVNSQLTLAVQNAAPREKLGSATSGNQFFRQIGGTLAVSLFGALVNAQLAQNLGGQLPAAATALPTQFQDAVANPNLLTSAQAQEQLGGALGKLGHTELLTPILDALRAVMVGAIDHVFLISAVLVALAFVLTLVLPERPLTARPVKAKDGAVAAD
- a CDS encoding MarR family winged helix-turn-helix transcriptional regulator, yielding MNDSLSPQDELYGLVRLTLRLARHFRQQLDEPLEQAVGLNIGEVLVLSAITEGCDTPSAVARRHSLPAPTVTRMVTKLAEAGLVRRVTDPDDLRRQRLQLTAQGEAKRLKTRESAQAIVHDSFGGLDPAQVRAALNALETLSTRLDLCAAPPVAPATHPVPSPALEARP
- a CDS encoding SRPBCC family protein — encoded protein: MSESISIKQTIVVRARPDVLYRLALDPKRRAGWDPNVASAAYEGGDGRLTNGALARYKFSRRLLGLSFTVKYGQLQAPQRGGWESVRHVGPLEKLTQGWTFKPMPGGTEVTLTLNGRVRFGWVRQPVERALHNMVATTLLELQRQVDAQGAQLLEDMGREMQERQKAEQKAAREAAKAAKRKK
- a CDS encoding DoxX family protein, giving the protein MTTPTRTAPATSAPSQADLGLLLLRLATGVIFVMHGYQKFFLNTVAGTAQFFAGIGVPLPGVAAPLIAGIELIGGLLLILGLFPRVVGALLAVNMLVAILLVHVSGGFFNPNGVEFPLLLLAASATLALTGAGRYRLGKSA